From Verrucomicrobia bacterium S94, the proteins below share one genomic window:
- a CDS encoding AI-2E family transporter has protein sequence MDMGEYIRRVLVTVILTALLFTLWSTRNILVLAFASIVIAMAMAQPMMFLQKKGLKRGPALTLSVVFSFAAIILLSLWIIPTLGKGVADIVQDLPAAAESAKTAYQHFWDTTPAVHTFLPEIPEAGSDKPIDADSIHEMFNWLVKSGMAIAPDLLGGIGLMAGILVNLGLVLFIAVFFLLEPKSYISALLYLIPPKQHSRAKSIISILGTTLTKWLNAQLFSVSVIVLFVWILLGLILRMPNAMVVALFAGFATFIPNIGAVLPILPITIFTLAYSDPAKLLLYIPVYLAIQFTESNIITPQVVKTQLNIPAGYLMLFQLLITMALGALGLILAVPILACLIVLVREIYSYDMLKLRNIKLNC, from the coding sequence ATGGACATGGGAGAGTACATCAGGCGGGTTCTTGTGACGGTGATTCTGACGGCGCTGCTGTTTACACTCTGGTCCACGCGTAATATTCTGGTCCTGGCCTTCGCCTCCATCGTCATCGCTATGGCCATGGCTCAGCCCATGATGTTCCTGCAGAAAAAAGGACTAAAACGCGGACCGGCGCTTACGCTTTCGGTCGTATTCAGCTTCGCCGCCATCATCCTGCTTTCACTCTGGATCATCCCGACCCTAGGAAAAGGCGTGGCCGACATCGTCCAGGATCTGCCTGCCGCTGCGGAAAGTGCCAAAACCGCTTATCAACACTTCTGGGATACCACCCCTGCCGTACACACCTTTCTTCCGGAAATTCCTGAAGCCGGTTCCGATAAACCGATTGATGCCGACTCAATTCATGAAATGTTCAACTGGCTCGTCAAATCCGGCATGGCAATTGCTCCGGACCTCCTCGGCGGCATCGGACTGATGGCCGGCATACTGGTGAATCTCGGCCTGGTACTTTTTATTGCCGTCTTTTTTCTGCTCGAACCGAAGAGCTACATCAGCGCCCTCCTTTACCTCATTCCCCCCAAACAGCATTCACGAGCCAAATCAATCATCAGCATCCTCGGCACCACTCTGACCAAATGGCTGAACGCCCAGCTCTTTTCCGTCAGCGTCATTGTACTGTTCGTCTGGATCCTCCTCGGCCTGATTCTGCGCATGCCCAACGCTATGGTTGTGGCGCTCTTCGCCGGCTTCGCCACCTTTATTCCGAACATCGGGGCCGTCCTGCCGATTCTGCCGATCACCATTTTTACGCTGGCCTATTCCGATCCCGCCAAACTGCTGCTCTACATTCCGGTCTATCTCGCCATCCAGTTCACCGAAAGCAACATCATCACCCCGCAGGTCGTCAAAACACAGCTTAACATCCCCGCCGGCTATCTCATGCTCTTTCAGCTGCTCATCACCATGGCCCTCGGCGCGCTCGGACTGATTCTTGCCGTACCGATTCTCGCCTGCCTTATTGTCCTGGTCCGCGAAATCTATTCCTACGACATGCTCAAACTCCGTAACATAAAGCTGAATTGCTGA
- the fusA gene encoding elongation factor G, with the protein MGRTVPLEKVRNIGIMAHIDAGKTTVSERILYYTGRSHKIGEVHDGAATMDWMEQEQERGITITSAATSCMWKDHMISIIDTPGHVDFTMEVERALRVLDGAIALYCAVGGVQPQSETVWHQSERYEVPKIAFVNKMDRIGADFYAVVEGIQTMLGANAVPVVIPIGASEDFKGIIDLVTMKALIFNEETKGTEWDEIDIPDDLLENAQKWRNNLVEKCAEMDEELLEKYFEEGDLSEKEIWDILRKATCARQVVPVYCGSAFKNKGVQQLLDGVIRILPAPNEIPPIICTKNPDNQRKVDDNEVFSALAFKIMSDKHMGKLTYLRIYSGTMTAGETIWNSTQQKKQRIGRLLRMHSNRQEALDVAVAGDIVAVAGLNDTKTGDTLCDKENEIYLESMEFPAPVISISIKPESNADNEKLGEALHRLADEDPTFTVAFDHETSETIISGMGELHLEIIVDRLKREFGVVAEVGRPEVAYRETATSVAEGSYKHSKQSGGRGQYGHVVMTIEPGKPGDGFEFINQIVGGRIPAEYIPSVEKGIIQALEAGPYAGYPIVDMKATLTDGSYHDVDSSDFAFQIAGRQGFKELFLKANPQLLEPIMSIEITTPDEFMGACNGTIAQRRGRIESMDERGGMKVVKGYVPLSEMFGYSNTLRSLTQGRASFSMHFEHYEAVPINIAEEVVEKRRKEGKIK; encoded by the coding sequence ATGGGTAGAACAGTTCCATTAGAAAAAGTCCGTAACATCGGCATTATGGCGCATATTGACGCCGGTAAAACAACTGTTTCCGAACGTATCCTGTATTACACAGGCCGTTCCCACAAAATCGGTGAGGTACACGACGGTGCCGCAACCATGGACTGGATGGAACAGGAACAGGAACGCGGCATCACCATCACTTCGGCTGCCACGTCCTGCATGTGGAAAGACCACATGATCTCCATCATCGACACCCCCGGCCACGTGGACTTCACGATGGAAGTGGAACGTGCACTGCGTGTACTTGATGGCGCAATTGCCCTCTACTGCGCAGTTGGCGGGGTTCAGCCGCAGTCCGAAACTGTCTGGCATCAGTCCGAACGCTACGAAGTGCCGAAGATCGCTTTTGTGAACAAGATGGACCGTATCGGTGCCGACTTCTACGCCGTGGTTGAAGGCATCCAGACCATGCTCGGTGCCAACGCCGTTCCCGTGGTTATTCCGATCGGTGCTTCCGAGGATTTTAAAGGCATCATCGACCTGGTTACCATGAAAGCGCTTATCTTCAACGAAGAGACTAAAGGTACCGAGTGGGACGAAATCGATATCCCGGACGATCTGCTCGAAAACGCCCAGAAATGGCGCAATAATCTCGTTGAAAAGTGTGCCGAAATGGACGAAGAGCTACTCGAAAAATATTTCGAAGAAGGCGATCTGTCCGAAAAAGAAATCTGGGATATCCTGCGTAAGGCCACCTGTGCCCGCCAGGTCGTTCCGGTATACTGCGGTTCCGCCTTCAAAAACAAAGGGGTTCAGCAACTGCTGGACGGCGTCATCAGAATCCTCCCGGCACCGAACGAAATTCCGCCGATCATCTGCACTAAAAATCCGGATAACCAGCGTAAAGTCGACGATAACGAAGTCTTCTCTGCACTGGCTTTCAAGATTATGTCCGATAAGCACATGGGTAAACTGACCTATCTGCGAATCTATTCCGGTACCATGACCGCCGGTGAAACGATCTGGAACTCCACGCAGCAGAAAAAACAGCGTATCGGCCGCCTGCTCCGCATGCACTCCAACCGTCAGGAAGCCCTCGATGTGGCTGTGGCCGGCGACATCGTTGCCGTTGCAGGACTGAACGATACCAAAACCGGTGACACGCTCTGTGACAAAGAGAATGAAATCTACCTGGAATCCATGGAATTCCCGGCTCCGGTGATTTCAATCTCCATTAAACCCGAATCCAACGCTGACAACGAAAAACTGGGCGAAGCATTGCATCGACTGGCCGACGAAGACCCGACCTTCACCGTCGCCTTCGACCACGAAACATCCGAAACCATTATTTCGGGAATGGGCGAACTTCACCTGGAAATCATCGTGGACCGTCTGAAACGTGAATTCGGCGTAGTGGCTGAAGTGGGACGTCCGGAAGTGGCCTACCGTGAAACCGCCACCTCCGTTGCGGAAGGTTCCTACAAACACTCCAAGCAGTCCGGTGGTCGTGGTCAGTATGGTCACGTTGTAATGACCATCGAACCGGGCAAACCGGGCGACGGCTTCGAGTTCATCAACCAGATTGTGGGCGGTCGTATTCCTGCCGAATACATTCCTTCCGTGGAAAAAGGTATTATTCAGGCTCTTGAAGCCGGTCCGTATGCCGGTTACCCGATCGTGGATATGAAAGCCACCCTGACCGACGGGTCCTATCATGACGTCGACTCCTCGGACTTTGCGTTCCAGATCGCCGGACGTCAGGGCTTTAAGGAACTGTTCCTGAAAGCCAACCCGCAGCTGCTCGAACCGATTATGAGCATCGAAATCACCACGCCGGACGAATTTATGGGCGCCTGTAACGGCACCATCGCCCAGCGCCGCGGACGCATCGAGTCCATGGACGAGCGTGGCGGCATGAAGGTTGTTAAGGGTTATGTACCGCTGAGCGAAATGTTCGGCTACTCCAACACCCTGCGCTCCCTGACCCAGGGTCGTGCATCCTTCTCCATGCATTTCGAACACTACGAAGCGGTTCCGATCAATATCGCTGAAGAAGTAGTCGAGAAACGCCGCAAAGAAGGAAAAATCAAATAA
- a CDS encoding sensor histidine kinase: protein MIEKTGLMNKTRLTVMLGLVLLVGFMTMSIAGYYVSKANISEAVRNHELPLASDNIHSEIQRILLPPLNISETMANSVFLRDWMLDGEQDVKKITSYLNRIQSKQGMTSAFLASEETQNYYSHKGLRNQVDPEGEDVWYARCRDAKTDFEINADIDMHVSNRLTLFINYKVYDYDGNFIGVAGVAERIETIEALIQHFKVRYRKTIYFANPDGRVAYSSSEEEDPLRKPMLSEYLGSDRLAKHILAQPSAQLEYSRNGRNLLLNARYLPELGWYLLVEEDVDESTAHLKGILTANLLVCIVLTALVLAVVYLAGQQYQRRLIGQHQQVLLMADELEGRNCELEQLHYEKDEFMKIVVHDLKTPLSGMIGMARLIRDESDLAVVHDLAVRSEESGEDMISLIQELLNLKSLESTALPPAESVNLNEVLEAVWDDCEAHARSKAIRMRKDAGFSPVIIKASVSWVQSILGNLVSNAVKFSPEGAEIRVRIVSAGSSVRVWVEDQGPGILPEERNRLFQQFSRLSSRPTGGERSSGLGLYIVKTMVDKLGGRVGVESKPGSGSRFWVEFALG from the coding sequence ATGATTGAAAAAACAGGGCTGATGAATAAAACAAGGCTGACTGTGATGCTGGGGCTTGTTCTGCTGGTCGGATTCATGACGATGAGTATTGCAGGATATTATGTTTCAAAAGCCAATATTAGCGAAGCCGTACGAAATCATGAGCTGCCGCTGGCCAGTGATAATATCCATTCTGAAATCCAGCGTATCCTGCTTCCGCCGCTCAATATTTCGGAAACCATGGCCAATAGTGTTTTTCTGCGCGACTGGATGCTGGATGGAGAGCAGGACGTCAAAAAAATCACGAGCTATCTTAACCGCATTCAGTCGAAACAGGGTATGACGTCGGCGTTTCTGGCCTCGGAAGAAACACAGAACTATTATTCCCACAAAGGCCTGCGTAATCAGGTTGATCCGGAGGGGGAGGATGTCTGGTATGCCCGGTGCCGGGATGCCAAAACCGATTTTGAAATCAATGCCGATATTGATATGCATGTGAGTAACCGGCTGACGCTGTTTATCAATTATAAGGTCTATGATTATGATGGAAATTTTATCGGTGTTGCGGGGGTGGCTGAACGGATTGAAACGATAGAGGCGCTGATTCAGCATTTTAAAGTGCGGTATCGTAAAACGATCTATTTTGCAAATCCGGACGGTCGGGTGGCCTATTCGAGCAGCGAGGAGGAGGATCCATTACGCAAACCGATGCTGAGTGAGTATCTGGGTTCAGACCGGCTTGCGAAGCACATACTCGCGCAGCCATCCGCGCAGCTGGAATACAGTAGAAATGGACGCAATTTACTGCTGAATGCCCGGTATCTTCCGGAACTGGGCTGGTATCTGCTGGTTGAAGAGGATGTCGATGAAAGCACGGCTCATCTGAAGGGAATTCTTACAGCGAACCTGCTGGTCTGCATCGTCCTGACAGCATTGGTACTGGCGGTGGTGTATCTGGCGGGGCAGCAATACCAGCGCAGACTGATCGGGCAGCATCAGCAGGTGCTGCTGATGGCCGATGAGCTGGAAGGGCGCAACTGTGAGCTGGAACAGTTGCATTATGAAAAAGATGAATTTATGAAAATAGTTGTTCACGATCTGAAGACGCCGCTGAGCGGTATGATCGGGATGGCTCGGCTTATTCGGGATGAATCGGATCTTGCGGTGGTACACGATCTTGCAGTGCGTAGCGAGGAGTCAGGGGAGGATATGATTTCGCTGATTCAGGAACTGCTGAACCTCAAGTCGCTGGAATCAACAGCACTCCCGCCTGCTGAGTCGGTGAATCTCAATGAGGTGCTGGAAGCGGTCTGGGACGACTGCGAAGCGCATGCGCGGTCGAAAGCCATTCGGATGCGTAAAGATGCCGGCTTCAGTCCGGTCATAATTAAGGCCAGTGTGTCCTGGGTGCAGTCTATTCTTGGGAATCTGGTTTCAAATGCAGTTAAATTCAGTCCGGAAGGTGCAGAGATTCGTGTCCGTATCGTTTCTGCGGGGTCTTCGGTACGGGTCTGGGTCGAAGATCAGGGGCCGGGAATTCTGCCTGAAGAGCGGAACAGACTTTTTCAGCAGTTTTCCCGTCTGAGCAGCCGCCCGACCGGTGGGGAGCGGTCTAGCGGTCTCGGGCTTTATATCGTTAAGACGATGGTGGATAAGCTGGGCGGCCGGGTGGGCGTCGAAAGCAAGCCGGGATCCGGCAGCCGGTTCTGGGTTGAGTTCGCCCTCGGTTGA
- a CDS encoding TatD family deoxyribonuclease, with amino-acid sequence MRVKIRIFFLWLSKFLVVEILPANKSRLIPGNNSRRPPAGSALLPRIIFIDSHVHFDRFEKDGTLDEILATAKEAGVHEMVAIGGSAEANARSARLAGEYPGRIFGCAGYDRDEATNEPDFSSLRELLEDPMVKAVGETGLDYYYTADTAAEQKKLFNENLALAVEFEKPVVVHSRDADEDTISLLRDFSEAWKGDELCRGVLHCFTRDEKFARAVLDLYKGSYKGSERLFNHTVSRDAVDILMIISHPVSPVVGLKFGTDRAVLIPGCGCGPALSPVLQAGSGTVRSRVLRPDAG; translated from the coding sequence ATGAGGGTAAAGATACGCATATTCTTCCTATGGCTGTCAAAGTTTCTTGTCGTGGAGATTCTCCCCGCAAATAAAAGTAGGCTGATTCCGGGGAATAATTCTCGCAGGCCGCCTGCCGGTTCCGCTTTACTGCCGCGCATTATCTTTATTGATTCTCATGTCCATTTTGACCGTTTTGAAAAAGACGGCACACTTGATGAAATTCTGGCAACGGCCAAAGAGGCCGGTGTGCACGAAATGGTGGCGATCGGCGGAAGTGCTGAGGCCAATGCGCGTTCCGCCCGCCTGGCCGGCGAATATCCCGGCCGGATTTTCGGCTGTGCCGGTTACGACCGCGATGAGGCGACCAATGAACCCGATTTTTCCAGCCTCCGCGAATTGCTGGAAGACCCGATGGTGAAGGCGGTCGGTGAAACGGGGCTGGATTATTATTACACGGCCGATACGGCGGCAGAACAGAAAAAGCTGTTCAATGAAAATCTGGCGTTGGCCGTTGAATTTGAAAAGCCGGTGGTGGTGCATTCGCGTGATGCTGACGAGGATACCATCAGCCTGCTGCGGGATTTTTCCGAGGCCTGGAAGGGCGATGAGCTGTGCCGCGGTGTGCTGCACTGTTTTACGCGGGATGAAAAATTTGCCCGCGCGGTGCTCGATCTGTACAAGGGGTCATACAAGGGGTCAGAGCGCTTATTTAATCATACGGTGAGTAGAGATGCCGTGGATATCTTGATGATTATAAGCCATCCAGTATCGCCCGTTGTGGGTTTGAAATTCGGGACTGACCGAGCGGTACTCATTCCAGGATGCGGATGTGGTCCCGCGTTGAGCCCCGTTCTCCAAGCCGGATCAGGAACAGTACGATCGAGAGTTTTACGTCCGGATGCAGGATGA
- a CDS encoding glycerol-3-phosphate dehydrogenase/oxidase: MKITVFRHLKRAKPGTASLSFSPFTPESFTFPSRHSMNILRTACIDRARNDVQDCLIIGAGINGAVSAASLAARGLKVTVIDKNDFASCTSQESSNLVWGGIKYLENYEFALVNKLCASRNHLIDSFPGQVREIRFFTSIQKGFRKPRFLIYLGALLYWFMGGCRTRPPRLLSVSAIRKEAPMVNTERLAGGIEYSDAYFVENDARFTFNFIRRVLRKGGNAINYAELISGHWKNGLWECEVHDRVSGNTCRIKSRTLINAAGPFADRINHLLNMESHFRHIYSKGVHLIVPRIARTRHVLTFFASDGRLFFMVPMGNRTCIGTTDTRVDQASVEPTDADVRFLLDNANQLLQLEKPLSENDVISRRCGVRPLVVHKNDAVKDGEWTSLSRKHEIDVHPDKNMFSIYGGKLTDCINIGNEAADLITSFGLTGFQPLGSWYGESSPEKHRKFETDGKRLGLTDNQLDRIWRRHGKTGFQVLEKIKRDPKMREKLLAGITRAELHLMAEQEMVIHLEDFLRRRTHLALTEHRAALRCHPALAETARILFGPNAETEIERCFNR, translated from the coding sequence ATGAAAATTACCGTTTTCCGGCACCTCAAAAGGGCCAAACCAGGAACTGCCTCTCTCTCTTTTTCACCCTTCACCCCCGAATCCTTTACTTTTCCATCCCGCCACTCTATGAACATTCTCCGCACAGCCTGCATTGACCGCGCACGGAATGACGTGCAGGACTGCCTGATCATCGGCGCAGGAATCAACGGCGCCGTTTCCGCGGCATCCCTGGCGGCCCGCGGACTGAAAGTCACCGTCATTGATAAAAACGACTTTGCCTCCTGCACCTCACAGGAAAGTTCCAACCTGGTATGGGGAGGCATTAAATATCTGGAAAATTACGAATTCGCACTCGTCAACAAACTCTGCGCCAGCCGAAACCACCTGATAGACTCCTTCCCGGGACAGGTCCGCGAAATCCGTTTTTTCACCAGTATTCAAAAAGGATTTCGAAAACCGCGTTTCCTGATTTATCTCGGCGCCCTGCTCTACTGGTTCATGGGCGGATGCCGCACCAGACCGCCCCGACTGCTCTCCGTTTCCGCCATCCGGAAAGAAGCTCCCATGGTAAACACGGAACGGCTCGCCGGCGGCATTGAATACTCCGACGCTTATTTCGTGGAAAACGACGCCCGCTTCACCTTCAACTTTATCCGCCGCGTACTGCGGAAAGGCGGCAACGCCATAAATTATGCCGAACTGATTTCCGGGCACTGGAAAAACGGCCTCTGGGAATGTGAGGTACACGACCGCGTTTCCGGAAACACCTGCCGGATTAAAAGCCGCACATTGATCAATGCCGCTGGCCCGTTTGCCGACCGGATAAACCATCTGCTCAACATGGAAAGTCATTTCCGGCATATCTATTCCAAAGGCGTACACCTCATCGTACCACGCATCGCCAGAACCCGGCATGTACTCACCTTTTTCGCCTCCGACGGCCGGCTCTTTTTCATGGTTCCCATGGGCAACCGCACCTGCATCGGCACCACCGATACGCGGGTCGATCAAGCCTCCGTCGAACCGACTGACGCCGATGTCCGATTTCTCCTCGATAATGCCAATCAGCTGCTGCAGCTCGAAAAACCGCTTTCAGAAAATGATGTCATTTCCAGACGATGCGGCGTCCGCCCGCTCGTCGTCCATAAAAATGATGCAGTAAAAGACGGTGAATGGACATCCCTCTCCCGCAAACATGAAATCGATGTCCATCCGGATAAAAATATGTTCAGCATTTACGGCGGAAAACTGACCGACTGCATCAACATCGGCAACGAAGCGGCCGACCTGATCACCTCGTTCGGACTCACCGGTTTCCAACCTCTTGGAAGCTGGTATGGCGAGTCCTCCCCCGAAAAACACCGGAAGTTTGAAACCGACGGCAAACGGCTGGGGCTTACCGATAATCAGCTCGACCGCATCTGGCGACGGCATGGAAAAACCGGATTCCAGGTGCTCGAAAAAATAAAACGCGACCCGAAGATGCGCGAAAAACTGCTCGCCGGCATCACCCGAGCCGAACTCCATCTAATGGCCGAACAGGAAATGGTGATTCATCTCGAGGATTTCCTGCGCCGCCGAACCCACCTCGCCCTCACCGAACACCGCGCCGCCCTGCGCTGTCACCCCGCCCTCGCTGAAACCGCCCGCATTCTCTTCGGCCCCAATGCCGAAACCGAAATCGAACGCTGTTTCAACAGGTAG
- a CDS encoding type II/IV secretion system protein, with protein sequence MRNNLYIAEILRHRFSPETIETALKRCAQNEADLLEILSDEDNPRGVLFSEVARHVGMDLIDLNETPPPSSAAHLIDHEIARRYRTVPIRKSGTTLTLAFGDPSDIETLDTLRYLFDTPVEIAAALPEQIETTLKRLYAERDTPAPEEKQETSVQSSDEPIIQLVNMLITEGFNQRASDIHLEPLSATFRVRYRIDGALREVEGPPRRLHPSVISRIKIMAGMKISEKRLPQDGRIEISVSGRSIDLRVSSIPTNHGESIVMRILDKQTLKLGLPNLGFHEDDRKTFERLIQYPDGILLVTGPTGSGKTTSLYACLNHLNKPDRKIITVEDPVEYQLNGINQVRVRPDIGLTFSAALRSMLRQAPNIIMIGEIRDRETAEIAVNAALTGHLVLSTLHTNDAPSAVTRLTDIGIKPFLISSAVRGIMAQRLVRTICKNCKTGYAPSETETQLVGRITNLWKGEGCPACGNTGYHGRKGLFELMAINDELRELIYHQAPTAELRTSASACGMRTLREDGLRKAADGETTLSEVLRVTMGDRNG encoded by the coding sequence ATGCGGAATAATCTTTATATTGCAGAAATTCTCAGACATCGGTTCAGCCCGGAAACGATTGAAACCGCACTGAAGCGATGTGCACAAAATGAAGCCGATCTTCTTGAAATTCTTTCCGACGAAGATAATCCCAGAGGCGTCCTTTTTTCAGAAGTGGCCCGTCATGTCGGCATGGATCTGATCGATCTCAATGAAACACCGCCGCCGTCTTCCGCCGCCCACCTGATCGATCATGAAATTGCCCGGCGCTATCGAACCGTCCCGATCCGGAAAAGCGGGACCACTCTGACACTCGCTTTCGGAGATCCATCCGATATCGAAACCCTCGATACCCTGCGTTACCTGTTCGATACACCGGTCGAAATTGCTGCCGCCCTTCCGGAACAAATTGAAACAACACTTAAACGGCTCTATGCCGAACGCGACACACCTGCGCCGGAAGAAAAACAAGAGACTTCTGTTCAGAGTAGTGATGAACCGATCATTCAACTGGTGAATATGCTCATTACAGAAGGTTTCAACCAGCGCGCATCCGACATCCATCTCGAACCGCTCTCCGCCACATTCCGGGTTCGCTACCGGATCGACGGTGCCCTGCGGGAAGTTGAAGGACCGCCGCGCCGCCTGCATCCTTCCGTCATCAGCCGCATCAAAATCATGGCCGGAATGAAAATCTCCGAAAAAAGGCTGCCGCAGGATGGGCGGATTGAAATCAGCGTTTCCGGACGCTCTATCGATTTGCGGGTCTCCTCGATTCCGACCAATCACGGGGAGAGCATCGTGATGCGTATCCTCGACAAACAAACCCTCAAACTCGGACTTCCGAATCTTGGATTTCATGAGGATGACCGGAAAACCTTTGAACGGCTCATTCAGTATCCCGACGGCATTCTGCTGGTGACCGGACCGACCGGCTCCGGAAAAACCACCTCGCTCTATGCCTGCCTCAATCATCTGAACAAACCGGACCGGAAAATCATCACCGTCGAGGACCCGGTTGAATATCAGCTGAACGGTATCAACCAGGTGCGCGTCCGCCCGGATATCGGCCTGACGTTCAGTGCGGCCCTGCGCTCCATGCTGCGCCAGGCCCCCAACATCATTATGATCGGAGAGATCCGTGACCGCGAAACCGCAGAAATTGCGGTCAATGCCGCACTGACCGGCCATCTGGTACTCAGTACGCTGCACACCAACGACGCCCCGAGTGCCGTTACGCGCCTGACCGATATCGGCATCAAGCCCTTCCTTATTTCGTCGGCAGTCCGCGGTATTATGGCCCAGCGTCTGGTGCGGACCATCTGTAAAAACTGTAAAACCGGTTATGCCCCTTCAGAAACTGAAACTCAGCTGGTCGGCCGGATTACCAACCTCTGGAAAGGTGAAGGCTGTCCCGCCTGCGGAAATACCGGCTATCATGGCCGAAAGGGCCTTTTTGAACTGATGGCGATCAACGATGAACTGCGCGAACTGATCTATCATCAGGCCCCGACCGCCGAACTGCGCACGTCCGCCTCCGCCTGTGGCATGCGTACCCTGCGGGAGGATGGGCTTCGCAAAGCCGCCGACGGCGAAACCACGCTGAGCGAAGTACTCCGGGTAACTATGGGGGACCGCAACGGATGA
- a CDS encoding type II/IV secretion system protein, whose translation MIMLNHLVDSGRLSREQAKTIHEEHLAQGHSIREIILDQHYLREPEYLQAVAEALDSKVIDLANTLLLPDSGNHVPVSLLRMYSTVPVKKQDDAVIFAVCDYPAPAVVDDLAFVLSRPVDFVVTSEKQIDQALLKRFGPPDEQPSVPVSELEQTDFSDLEHAASSTPVIQFVNMVLQQAVKDGASDIHFEPFEKEFKIRCRVDGALFEMSPPPVHLARPIISRIKVIAGLDIAESRLPQDGRIQLPVAGHSIDFRVSTLPTQFGESVVLRVLDRSNIQLDLDRIGFPEDVYRSFAEDIEKPNGIVIVTGPTGSGKTTTLYAALQRINKIETKILTAEDPVEYDVEGIIQLPVRDNIGLTFASALRSFLRQDPDVIMVGEIRDLETAQIAVQASLTGHLVFTTLHTNDAAGAITRLIDMDVEPYLIASTLESVMGQRLVRTICPNCRTAYTPDDEILRLLELNRAQIGDRPFYKGAGCKKCDGSGYSGRQAVFEYMPITETLRSAIAERQPTLALRRKAVAHGMRTLREDGIRLILDGRTTVEEVVQYT comes from the coding sequence ATGATTATGCTCAACCATCTGGTAGACAGCGGGCGACTTTCCCGCGAACAGGCGAAGACCATTCACGAAGAGCATCTCGCGCAGGGGCACAGCATACGTGAAATCATACTTGATCAGCACTATCTCAGAGAACCGGAATATCTGCAGGCCGTGGCAGAAGCGCTCGACAGCAAAGTTATCGATCTCGCAAATACCCTGCTGCTCCCGGACTCCGGAAACCACGTTCCCGTCAGCCTCCTCCGGATGTATTCTACAGTACCGGTGAAAAAGCAGGACGATGCGGTTATTTTTGCCGTATGCGATTATCCGGCACCGGCCGTGGTGGACGACCTGGCCTTCGTTCTGTCCCGTCCCGTGGATTTTGTGGTTACTTCGGAAAAACAGATTGATCAGGCGCTTCTTAAACGTTTCGGCCCTCCCGATGAACAACCGTCCGTTCCTGTTAGCGAGCTGGAACAGACTGATTTTTCCGACCTCGAGCATGCCGCCAGCTCCACCCCGGTTATTCAGTTCGTGAATATGGTCCTGCAGCAGGCGGTTAAGGATGGCGCATCGGATATTCATTTCGAACCGTTTGAAAAGGAGTTTAAAATCCGCTGTCGCGTGGATGGAGCCCTGTTTGAAATGTCACCGCCGCCCGTTCATCTGGCCCGGCCGATTATTTCGCGGATCAAAGTTATTGCCGGGCTTGATATTGCCGAATCACGCCTGCCCCAGGATGGACGCATTCAGCTTCCCGTTGCAGGTCATTCCATCGATTTCCGTGTTTCCACACTGCCCACACAGTTCGGTGAAAGTGTCGTATTGCGCGTGCTCGATCGCTCCAACATACAGCTCGATCTCGACCGCATCGGATTTCCGGAAGATGTCTACCGCAGTTTTGCTGAAGATATTGAGAAACCGAACGGTATTGTAATTGTGACCGGTCCGACCGGTTCCGGAAAAACCACCACGCTTTATGCAGCCCTCCAGCGGATCAACAAAATTGAGACCAAAATTCTGACCGCAGAAGACCCGGTCGAATATGACGTTGAAGGAATTATCCAGCTGCCGGTACGCGATAACATCGGCCTCACCTTTGCATCGGCCCTACGCTCTTTTCTCCGGCAGGATCCGGATGTAATTATGGTCGGAGAAATTCGCGATCTTGAAACCGCCCAGATTGCCGTGCAGGCCTCGCTGACGGGACATCTGGTGTTTACCACATTACATACAAATGATGCCGCCGGAGCCATTACCCGTTTAATTGATATGGATGTGGAACCCTATCTGATTGCCTCGACGCTTGAATCCGTCATGGGCCAGCGGCTGGTCCGCACGATCTGCCCGAACTGCCGGACTGCTTATACCCCGGATGATGAAATCCTGCGGTTGCTCGAACTCAACCGGGCACAGATCGGCGACCGCCCGTTTTATAAAGGTGCCGGATGCAAAAAATGTGACGGCAGTGGCTACAGCGGCCGCCAGGCCGTTTTTGAATATATGCCGATCACTGAAACGCTGCGTTCGGCTATCGCGGAAAGGCAGCCGACACTGGCCCTCCGCCGGAAAGCAGTCGCCCACGGCATGCGCACGCTGCGCGAAGACGGAATCCGTCTGATTCTGGATGGCCGCACAACAGTTGAAGAGGTGGTTCAATACACATGA